In Prosthecobacter vanneervenii, one DNA window encodes the following:
- the secG gene encoding preprotein translocase subunit SecG gives MDIFIGILTAVEVIVSLLLILVVLMQRPRQEGLGASFGDAAASQVWGAQTTNVLQKFTVYLAILLFGLTILLAVLVSRHQTGSKSQKIFGDAKPEAAAPAAAAPSADEQAKAKVMEQIQNAIKKEAAKKDAPAAPAPAKTEPAKAPEAAKAPAPAPAAAPAPAAPAPAAPAPAAQPK, from the coding sequence ATGGACATCTTCATTGGAATTCTCACCGCAGTGGAAGTCATCGTCAGCCTTCTGCTCATCCTCGTCGTGCTTATGCAGCGCCCTCGTCAGGAAGGCCTTGGCGCTTCCTTCGGCGACGCCGCCGCCAGCCAGGTCTGGGGCGCACAGACCACCAACGTGCTGCAGAAGTTCACCGTTTATCTGGCGATCCTCCTGTTTGGCCTGACCATTCTGCTGGCCGTGCTGGTGAGCCGCCACCAGACCGGCAGCAAGAGCCAGAAGATCTTTGGCGATGCCAAGCCTGAGGCTGCTGCACCTGCCGCCGCTGCTCCTTCTGCTGATGAGCAGGCGAAGGCCAAGGTGATGGAACAGATCCAGAACGCCATCAAGAAAGAGGCCGCCAAGAAGGACGCACCTGCGGCTCCTGCCCCGGCCAAGACTGAGCCTGCCAAGGCTCCGGAAGCTGCCAAAGCACCCGCTCCGGCACCGGCGGCAGCGCCTGCTCCTGCGGCCCCAGCGCCCGCAGCTCCGGCACCTGCTGCACAGCCGAAGTAA
- a CDS encoding VIT and vWA domain-containing protein, which translates to MKPILALLLLATPLLAQTSRALSWISPNTRIIHAQPVQVTQVEARIDIADQLAITTLDIALRNPTSRPQESELLVPVPSGAVLKSFAFEGGNSEGTAKLLPREEARRIYDTIVAQTRDPALLEFVGHSVVKSSVFPVPANGTQKVRVTYEQLLEADGARLDYVLPRSEAVEYTVPWKLSMRVKSTSRIASVYSPSHEISTKQPDEHTATLSCETKDPGAFRVSLLREAKDEMTASLLAYPDPKIGGGYFLVMIAPPKPRADAKPILREVTLVIDRSGSMAGPKLDQVKAAALQVIEGLNDGEGFNLIVYNEAVEMFAAQPVVKNATTTQQARDYISALRVSGGTNIHDSVVEALRQKPLEGMLPLVLFLTDGLPTIGQTSEKAIREAVAKGNPHQRRVFTFGVGVDVNTPLLARIARETRASAEFVLPKEDVEVKVGRVFERLRGPLLTRPIVQVVDDPNRVSDLIPSPLPDVFEGEQILLSGTYRGDAPLHFQLHGDAAEGKRKFDFTFNLDKASTANAFVARLWASSKIAVLSEAIRDLGADGATGSTTELVNEIVRLSTQFGILTEYTAFLAEEGTTLAAAPANASKAAFNYNDRAMKVRSGPAAVSQQDNLKKGVESKQLNIRNRFLNDKMQAVEITSVQQCQGGALFNKGNRWTDSGAAKADRAPDRTIEIGSPEFGRLVDELAADNRQSLLALRGELLLQHRGQLVLIR; encoded by the coding sequence ATGAAGCCCATTCTAGCACTCCTTTTGCTCGCCACGCCGCTCCTGGCCCAGACTTCCAGGGCGCTTTCGTGGATTTCCCCCAACACCCGAATCATCCACGCCCAGCCGGTCCAGGTGACCCAGGTCGAGGCCCGCATCGACATCGCCGACCAGCTCGCCATCACCACGCTGGACATCGCCCTGCGCAATCCCACCTCCCGCCCGCAGGAGTCCGAGCTGCTCGTTCCTGTCCCCAGCGGGGCAGTCCTAAAATCCTTTGCCTTTGAGGGCGGCAACTCCGAGGGCACCGCCAAACTGCTGCCTCGTGAGGAAGCACGCCGAATCTACGACACCATCGTGGCACAAACCCGCGATCCCGCGCTTCTGGAGTTCGTGGGCCACTCCGTGGTGAAATCCAGTGTCTTCCCCGTCCCGGCCAACGGCACGCAGAAAGTGCGCGTGACTTATGAGCAGTTGCTCGAAGCTGACGGTGCCCGGCTCGACTACGTCCTGCCGCGCTCGGAGGCGGTGGAGTACACCGTGCCGTGGAAGCTCTCCATGCGCGTCAAATCCACGTCACGCATCGCTTCGGTTTACTCTCCCAGTCACGAAATTTCCACCAAGCAGCCAGATGAGCACACCGCCACTCTCTCCTGCGAAACCAAAGACCCCGGTGCCTTCCGCGTCTCACTCCTTCGCGAGGCGAAGGATGAAATGACCGCCTCCCTGCTGGCCTATCCAGATCCCAAGATCGGCGGCGGATACTTCCTCGTGATGATCGCACCGCCAAAGCCCAGGGCCGATGCGAAACCCATCCTGCGTGAAGTCACTCTCGTCATCGACCGCAGCGGCAGCATGGCCGGCCCCAAGCTGGATCAGGTGAAAGCCGCCGCCCTGCAGGTGATTGAGGGCCTGAACGACGGCGAAGGATTCAACCTCATCGTCTATAATGAAGCAGTCGAGATGTTTGCCGCGCAGCCGGTGGTCAAAAACGCCACCACAACGCAGCAGGCGCGGGATTACATCAGCGCGTTGCGTGTCAGCGGTGGCACCAACATCCACGACTCCGTGGTCGAGGCGCTGCGCCAGAAGCCGCTCGAAGGCATGCTGCCACTGGTGCTCTTTCTCACCGACGGCCTGCCTACCATCGGCCAGACTTCGGAGAAGGCCATCCGCGAGGCCGTGGCCAAGGGCAATCCACATCAGCGCCGCGTCTTCACCTTCGGCGTTGGCGTGGATGTGAATACACCGCTGCTAGCGCGCATCGCCCGCGAGACGCGTGCCAGCGCCGAGTTCGTGCTGCCCAAGGAGGATGTGGAAGTCAAAGTGGGCCGCGTTTTTGAGCGCCTGCGCGGTCCGCTACTCACACGCCCCATCGTGCAGGTGGTCGATGACCCAAACCGCGTCAGCGACCTCATCCCCTCTCCGCTGCCCGATGTGTTTGAAGGCGAGCAGATTCTGCTCTCCGGCACCTATCGGGGTGACGCACCACTGCACTTCCAGCTGCACGGAGACGCAGCGGAGGGAAAGAGGAAGTTCGACTTCACCTTCAATCTCGACAAGGCCAGCACCGCCAACGCCTTCGTGGCACGCCTCTGGGCCAGCAGCAAGATCGCCGTTCTCAGCGAGGCCATCCGCGATCTCGGTGCCGATGGAGCCACCGGCAGCACCACCGAGCTCGTGAATGAAATCGTGCGCCTCTCCACGCAGTTCGGCATCCTCACGGAATACACCGCCTTCCTGGCGGAAGAAGGCACCACCCTCGCCGCCGCCCCGGCCAATGCCAGCAAGGCCGCCTTCAACTACAACGACCGCGCCATGAAGGTGCGCAGCGGACCCGCCGCCGTGTCTCAGCAGGACAATTTGAAGAAGGGTGTGGAATCCAAGCAGCTCAACATCCGCAACCGCTTCCTGAATGACAAAATGCAGGCGGTTGAAATCACCAGCGTGCAGCAGTGCCAGGGCGGCGCACTTTTTAACAAAGGCAACCGCTGGACCGACTCGGGCGCCGCCAAAGCTGACCGCGCCCCGGACCGCACCATCGAGATCGGCAGCCCGGAGTTTGGCCGCCTCGTCGATGAGCTCGCTGCTGACAACCGCCAGAGCCTGCTGGCCCTGCGTGGCGAGCTCCTCCTGCAGCATCGCGGCCAGCTCGTGCTCATCCGCTGA
- a CDS encoding vWA domain-containing protein, with amino-acid sequence MKTKHILITAALAACLALAKETPPPLADSAVEIAKVEPIAPDTPLVQIAVLLDTSSSMDGLIEQAKTQLWKLVNEFISAKQDGKTPVVQVALYEYGKSSLSAEQNWIRQIQPLTRDLDKVSEELFALKTNGGEEYCGAVIKRATKDLAWDANPKVYKAIFIAGNEPFTQGPVDSQKSCKEAIAKGIIVNTIHCGGEAEGIAGNWNQGALLADGKYLVIDQNQAIVHIEAPQDKEIVKLNEKLNETYISYGRAAPAARSRQIAQDNNAAEKSAAGSMLQRVIAKSSSNYSNTSWDLVDASKQKEFDLSKVKEEDLPEEMKKMTVEERKAWLEKKTAEREAIQKQVLTLNKEREAYVAAKRKESSKADTLDTAMSKALRTQAEKKGISWEK; translated from the coding sequence ATGAAAACAAAGCACATCCTCATCACCGCAGCACTCGCCGCCTGCCTTGCCCTCGCCAAAGAAACTCCGCCTCCACTTGCAGACAGCGCCGTGGAGATCGCCAAAGTCGAACCCATCGCCCCAGACACGCCGCTGGTGCAGATCGCCGTGCTGCTGGACACCAGCAGCAGCATGGACGGGCTCATCGAGCAGGCCAAGACCCAGCTCTGGAAACTCGTGAACGAATTCATCTCCGCCAAGCAGGACGGCAAAACACCCGTCGTACAGGTGGCTCTCTACGAATATGGCAAATCCTCGCTCAGCGCCGAACAAAACTGGATTCGCCAGATCCAGCCGCTCACGCGCGATCTCGACAAGGTATCTGAGGAGCTTTTCGCCCTGAAGACGAACGGCGGGGAAGAATACTGCGGCGCGGTGATAAAGCGCGCCACCAAAGACCTCGCCTGGGATGCCAATCCCAAGGTGTACAAGGCCATCTTCATCGCCGGCAACGAGCCCTTCACCCAGGGGCCGGTGGATTCCCAGAAGAGCTGCAAAGAGGCCATCGCCAAAGGCATCATTGTAAACACCATTCATTGCGGCGGCGAAGCCGAGGGCATTGCCGGAAACTGGAACCAGGGCGCGCTGCTCGCAGACGGCAAATACCTCGTCATCGACCAGAACCAGGCCATCGTTCACATCGAGGCACCGCAGGACAAGGAAATCGTGAAGCTCAATGAGAAGCTCAACGAAACCTACATCAGCTATGGCCGCGCCGCTCCTGCTGCGAGGTCCCGCCAGATCGCCCAAGATAACAATGCCGCCGAAAAATCCGCAGCAGGTTCCATGCTCCAGCGTGTCATTGCCAAATCCAGCAGCAACTACAGCAACACCAGCTGGGATCTGGTGGACGCCAGCAAGCAGAAGGAATTTGATCTCTCCAAGGTGAAGGAAGAGGACCTTCCGGAAGAGATGAAGAAAATGACGGTCGAAGAACGCAAGGCCTGGCTGGAAAAGAAAACCGCCGAACGTGAGGCAATCCAGAAGCAGGTGCTGACCTTGAACAAGGAACGCGAAGCCTACGTGGCTGCCAAGCGCAAGGAATCCTCCAAAGCCGACACACTCGACACCGCCATGTCCAAGGCCCTGCGCACCCAGGCGGAGAAAAAAGGCATTTCCTGGGAGAAGTAA
- a CDS encoding response regulator transcription factor yields the protein MPATILVVEDDAAIRRGILDALKFAGHTTLEAGDGEKGMKLALSSHFDLMLLDLVLPHASGFDILKALRRERPGTPVIILSARGEENDRVRGLRLGADDYVVKPFSVRELLARVEAVLRRAPERQPVSETLTLTAATIDFGQSVARFDNGESAELSERERDVLRYLALNRGRPVSREELLQRVWHIENKQTETRTVDMHIANLRHKLRDDAESPRVIVTVRGKGYQLA from the coding sequence ATGCCCGCCACCATCCTTGTTGTTGAAGACGATGCCGCCATCCGGCGCGGCATTCTGGATGCGCTCAAATTTGCAGGCCATACCACACTGGAGGCGGGCGATGGCGAGAAAGGCATGAAGCTGGCCCTGAGCTCCCATTTTGACCTCATGCTGCTGGATCTTGTGCTGCCGCATGCCAGTGGCTTTGACATTCTGAAAGCCCTGCGCCGGGAGCGCCCCGGCACGCCGGTCATCATCCTCTCCGCACGTGGCGAGGAGAATGACCGCGTGCGCGGCCTGCGCCTGGGGGCGGATGATTATGTGGTGAAACCCTTCAGCGTGCGCGAGCTGCTGGCCCGCGTGGAGGCCGTGCTGCGCCGCGCCCCCGAGCGCCAGCCCGTGAGCGAAACGCTCACCCTCACCGCAGCCACGATCGACTTTGGCCAGAGTGTGGCCCGCTTTGACAATGGCGAGAGCGCCGAGCTTTCCGAGCGTGAGCGCGACGTGCTGCGCTACCTTGCACTGAACCGCGGCAGGCCCGTCTCGCGCGAGGAGTTGCTGCAACGCGTCTGGCACATCGAAAACAAGCAGACCGAAACACGTACCGTGGACATGCACATTGCCAATCTGCGCCACAAGCTGCGAGATGATGCGGAATCTCCCCGCGTCATCGTCACCGTGCGTGGAAAAGGCTACCAGCTCGCCTGA